A segment of the Coffea arabica cultivar ET-39 chromosome 8c, Coffea Arabica ET-39 HiFi, whole genome shotgun sequence genome:
CCAAGAGTAGAACGCAGCTTCAACCAAGAGGTTGAAGTGGTACACAGACAAATTACCTTTGCAAGTTCTCTAAACCTCCTGAAGAATATACTTGACTGAATCTTGCTTAGAGTAGTTGATAAAGGATTAATTGGTGTTTCAGGGGCCTCCTCAAGCTTTGGATGCAAGGAGTTACGGCTATCATTTAAGATCACAATCATATTGGAATCCAAATAACCTGCATTACCCATTGCCTCGTAAACCTGGCCAGCCATAGTGGTTTCATTGCTTATGACTGCAACCACACGTTCACGCTGCCCTTTGATGTCCCGAGCTACTGCCATTCCTGCATCAAAACATAGCATAGCTTACTACTAAATCCTACAGACTAATAGCAAATTGTCATAAAGCTATTATGGCCACTTCTGAAACAATTCTATTCCACAAGCAGTTCAGTTAGGTATCAGCAAGCAAAACTTGAAATACAGCCCCAAACTATAGATAGCAAAGGTCGTTCTTTGCTAAATACATTGGAAAAGATGAAGAAAAGCACTACCAAGGCCAGCAGATATACTGTTGCATCCATGTCCTGCCCCAATTGGGTCATATATGCTCACAGAACGACGTGTGGAGTCTGATAGCTCAGTTGTTTGTCTATGCATTTTGACAAGGGACCTCCTACCAGTAATAAGCTTATGAGGATATGTCTGTTTCAAATTAAAAAAGCAAAAATTGATCACTCAACAAGAGATTTTCTTAAAACTTTAGCAGAGAAAGATATATAGGCTTCACAAGTTTCTTTCTGCCTCTCCTACCATAGTGCCATAGAGATTCATATGGACATAAAGATGAAAACTATCACTCTTCTTTTTTCTCATAGCTAACAAACTTGGACCCACAATTCAACAACCGTTGAAAACCATTGTGACCCTAAAAAGCATCAAATAAGGGAAATGCTAAAACAAAGAGAACCGTTGAACTTTTTGTCCAATGATCTGCAGTTTCAGAATGAAGCTCACATGTTCCTCCACATCCCACAATATTTTGTCCACCGGTGAGCGGAAAACATAGTGAATAGCCACTGTCAGCTCCACAACTGCCAGACTGGCTTTAAaggcctttttactttttgaCATAACAGTAGATAATTCTGATCGCATTTCAACAGCTAATTGTTTCAGTTCCTGCATAGAATATTGCTACTAAGCCAAGTTTTCAGAATATCAAGATAGCTTGAGAATCAGCATTGCAGAAGAATACCTTTGACGACAAATTCTTTAAGTGTTTAGGACTCTCAATTGTATCCAGTATAGGTGTTGCCACCTCCCCACTCTCATCAACAGCATTTGCTTGACCACGCCATTCCTGCAGCAAGAAACATCAACAATGCTGTACGGTCCAAAAGGATGATCCAAGCCAAAATTGGGCCTCACCCCAATGTGGGCAATAATCAAAGAAAAACACAACTAAGTTCCCACCAAGAGAGACATTAGAACTCAACAAAGCCTAACAGCACACAATTTGACTCACCTAAATCCACTGTCTTCTTATGCCATGCATATACAATAGTTTACTTCTATGTTCAGCATATCAAAAGGGTTCATGTTCTTGCCAAGATAAGACAATTGGAAGCAAGGGTACCTAATACAATCCTGCTCTTTTATCCACCTTTTGACTGTTTCTCGTGAAAAGAAATTCACATACAGATCAATGCCCGAGTATAGACTATAACCAACTTTTTATGCTTTATGTACCATAAAAAGACTATAGTTGATATTCTTCACAAAAGGTCCAACTAATATAACTGAGTCTTTTTACTTTCAGCAAGAATAAATGGATGCAATAGCAAGTTCCTAGGCTTTCAGATTTTTCTACATGTTTTGCTCCTCAATTCGCTATACAACGAAAATCATATAGTTGCTCAAAGCTTTCAACCTATGAGACTTCAACATACCACCAGAAAGCGTGAAACCCAAGTTTATTCAACATATTTCCTTATTTGATGAGCACTAGTAACTTCCTAACTAATCAAGAGCTTTTCTTTGTTGCTACAATTGATTAATACATGACTTTCGTCTAATTTTCCACTATAGTTTCTAAAAGGAATAGGCAGATACTAATTCTTGGGATTTCATTGCTGCAACATTTTGATTCTCATTGCTTCATATATCCCGTCAATGCAGGCTCTCCCGTGCAGAACACATCCAAGCAAAAAGGGGGTAGTGCAGCTGTGCAGGTAGGaaacaaataaataactaacaaaaaaatattacacTGAACAAATATATCTTCAATATACTTCTTCCGCAGATAGCACTCTATGGAGCTTGAAGCACAGAATTTTGATACATTTCAGCATAAAATATTGAAATAAGGCATAAATCTTTCTGTATATAAAGCATGAGCATTGCCTTTGGTGTTAAAATTTTTGTTATTCCAGTTTTACAACACATGTAAAGATTTATACATATAACCACCACAAACAAACTAGAACAACTTCCAATATTTTTTTGGCAAATCAAACTTCTAATACCTTTTACCTTTGATGCCCccaccaccaaaaaaaaaaaaatcctacccttttattcagaaaaaaagaaaaactttgtTTCTAATCTACACACCCTACCTCTCCCACTAGTTTAAAACAAAGTAACAGTAATATTAAGCATTCAGCTAGAAATTCAACAATCCACAGAATTATGGtgcattcattttgtttcttaccACACAAAAGGACTGCACTACAAAAAGGTAAAGTGCAACTTAAATGATGAACTAAATATGAAAGAAGTAGCTAGGaggattatttttttaaaagaacAAAATGAATTGGGAAACTGTAAGTTGTACCTTGGAAGAAGAGCAGACTGCTGAACTTGGAGACAAATATAATCCACAGTACTCCACACGGGAGGGAAATTTTACACTTGAGAAATCCAATTTTGGTgacaaattttttgaaatttcactGACACGAGCACTGATACCAAAATGGTGGTCAAAACTAGCAGTGCCCATGATGGAAACCAGAGAGTTTCTTCAGCAAAAATGATCAAGTGCAAGAAAATGAAACCATTAAAATATCCAGGCTGCCAAAAAAAAAGTCCCTGAAAAATTCTTCAGTTGAGAGTTCAACAGCTAAAAATTACACGCAGAAGAGAGACTCCTGGACGCATTTCTCGGTTCTCAATCACTAACAAAGGGATAAGACGACCAGcgtatttcttgaaaatttgtcGGTAGCGAAGAGGAATATGGGCCGACACTAAACCGATTTTGATAGCTGAACTGCAACGGCTCAATGTGTGAGCTGAACCGTGAATTGAATGCCCCATAATAAGGAGCCCAACCGTACAGAGATTGTGGGAATGGGCACTTCTTAGCTGACAAGAGTTCCTTTTCCAAAAGCCCAAATGGTAGAAGTTGGCTAATTTCTCATTAATTGAGGTAATTATTTACTTTGACTACTAAAATTAATTGTTTGAATCTTGTGTtggtaatttaattttttttaatataagtaAGAGGGTTCGAACCCGAGACCTCTCATTTACATTCTCTTTTCCCGTACTATCCAATTCATCCCTCTCCCAGGTAATTTGATTATTTAATCCAACATGATTTGCAATATATGCAGTATATTAAACTCAAATTGATTTAATCATTTGATTATTTCTTTAAAATGATACTTCTTAAGGCTTTAAGACCTTTTGCTAATGTTaccaaattaaatttcattttttttttgtaagaaagATAGATGCAATTATTAaagataaggaaaaaaaaaacacacacacacacaatgcATAGTGGCAAAAACCAAATACAACGAGGAAAGTGAAAAATCTTTTGTTTCtcattgccaaaaaaaaaagttgtaaaataattaattttgcATTTCCCTTTTCCACCTCAATACGGTGGAAATGTTCTACTTTTCTGTTGCATGACAAATGCCTGACGCCAAGAGAAAAAAAGGTGACAATACATATCTTCAAAGCAAGTAATACATTTAAAGTGGTTACTTCCAAAACTCAATGCCGTGTTCATCTACCCCATCACAATTCTTGTCGGTTACTTTTGCTTGAAAGCTATGCAATTAATCTTCTATAACAAACATATCAAGGCCTTAATTACTTaccatttttgtgattttacacacacacacacacatatatatatatatagagagagagagagagagagaggggttgGTGAAGGCatatatataatcttatatCATATGTAACTCAAGTCATCAGTGGATAGCATCAAGATTTGAGAGACAATTACAAagtaatttttccctttttttttttctttgccctcttttcttttccttactGCTAAGAAAGAGTTGGATGAAGAAAGTAATTTCAAACCATTTGCAGGTCTAAGTCCTCTCTAAGTCCCAAGACTACAAAGGTTTCTCTAGGTATGCcttctcctctcttttttttatgaTATTCTTGTACACATgctatgatgtatacatgtctAATTAGGCCAATAATGGACTCTATTCTTGATTCTCCTCTAATTTTAAGGCTCCCATCTTCAAGAATTTGGAAGATGAATGCCATGGGTTTTATCATACTTTTTCATAGGGAAAATCTACCAAGCCCTTAGAATGCCATAAAATTGATTGAATATAAACCATATCatagattttttaaaaattttaatatccaAATAATAGATTCCTAGAAAGATAGAATTATTGCATAGAAATGCCATTGTGGGACAATAGTAGGGTTTTTttaatcttcttcttcttcttcttaattGCCATTAATTTTTTATTCCATATTTAACCTTTCTTacattttggttttgggagATTTGGATAAGAGTTAGATACATAATATATCAATTGAAAGCTTTGCCTTTAATCTTCTAATCGGGGGAATGAAGTCGCCcaatttttaagcaaaaaaaaaaggatattttACATGACATATAAGAAATGGGTTAGTTTTTCTTGGCACGCACGcgcacacacatacatatatatatatatatatatatatatatatatatatatatatatatatatatatgaaagatAAATGAAAGATTAACGGATTTAAGAAATTACACAAGTCATTCCTTTCCGCAAGGGGAGCCAAGTGAAAATATGAAACGTGATGGTAGCTAACTGCAATTGTTATAAATTCCATAGGAGGTTTTACAATTTATGATAGTGTGCTCAATACTTATCCGTTTCGTCTCTTCCTTCTACATTTACCCCGAACAAAATGGAACCAcagttattttcttttcttctccttcctttTCGGCTTGATAGTATCTAATCCTCCTGtatattttccttcaatttcaACCACAAGTATACTTTTTGGCATTTCCAAGCAACATTAAAACGTGGTAATAGTGTTAATTGTTCCATTTGAAAGTTGAAATAACATAAGATTGAGCCATTTGCAAGCAATTAGGTaacctccaaaataaaaaattcctcGAGGTACGCGTCTATTCTCTcatgtcttttattttttttattttcagcGTAAAATAGGCTCTAAACCTTCCATTATGTTTTGATCAAATGAGATATATTCATGGGTGTGTTTTTATCACCTTTCCACCCCCAAATGCTTGTTCTTTGAACTACGTtcgatattattattattattattattattatataatgcttgtttttcttttctttacttttttggttatttttttgtAATTGTGACTCTTTGAGATTGCCCTTGTTacgtttttatttttatttttatgtcgAAATACCGTTTTTGTTAGTTTTTTTGAATTTATGCACCAGAAAATGCTTTCGatgtgcattttttttcatttactcTATGTGAAACCAGTTGCATAAACGCTCAATCGTAGTCAATAGCATTGAATTTTCTGGTGAATAGCCCTTCTTTGGTTATCAAAGCCTAGAGTCGGTGGTGCAATAAGTTTGAAATATGGTCATCtacccaaaatatttttttttcttaaaatataTGCTACTTTCTTTTAAATGtgatttaaatttgaaatttagccACATAAAGAAAGGTTGAAATGACAGAAactagaaaataaacaaaaacatATATAAACTTTCAACAGCCAGAGTAGATCTTCGTTAGGCTGGTGGCCACCACCTAGCTTGGTGGGATGGGAAGCAAGGGAAAATGCCACATTTAAGTGatttgcttcaaaaaaaaattcaggtgGGTGTGTTGTGCACCCGTTTGgtccggtggtggttcagtcccctccGGATTATCCTTGGACCTCCTTAGGTCCGCCTCCCTCCCGCTTAGTGTAGAATAGATTTGGTTATACAACTGTTGTCgtgtcagaaaaaaaaaaaaaagagtggatTTTCGttcatatataatattaatCAACTGCTATTATAATAACCGTATCATAGGCCTAATAGATATAAGAAACAATAGTGGATTTTCGGGGTACATCAAAGGACTCAGATCCATATGATCAATTTGGAGGCCCATAAACCAAAGTTCGGTCCAACCCAAAGTAAATGGCAAAGTCCTTGGCCTGATCTTGGTCCTTTAAAAAATCTTATCCCATTTGACAAGTCAaggtacatatatatatatatatgttttttatatttatggAGCATGTCCATCACGTAGCCTACTAATTCAATGGTAAAATGAGGCGTAGTCCTCCATGCACCTAATATAAAGCAAATGAAAACAGCAACTATCTCCTCCTTTGgtttgatttttggtggaaaatttcaagttctttttctctttttctagaAACACATCAAATTGGACATGTTTTTCCAACCAAAATGTAGCAAAATATAGAGTCAAAGACCAATATTCTACAAGTTTAAAATATATATGCACGACTTAGTTGtcatattttaattaattatcaaAAGCAATTAGCTTGTTGATGGGGCATCGAAACTCAACCCTAAAGAACTGTTAGGCCGAAGGTCTCACCCCAAGTTTTCATGACGTTGGGACAAATAAATGAAGTTGCACAACATATATGCAttgtaaaacatgaaaatttttttggtaaatctGATTTTGTAGAGGAGGTTTTTTAAGCAATTATTATTTGTACCTTGCAGAAAAGTATTTACAATTTAGGGTTTTtctaataaattatatatacatactaataattattactgTCCCTTACATTTATATACTCTTCCTATTTAATATTACCTACCATTTCTTgtattcatttatattattaattaattttatatttataaaaatacgacatttaaaatatattttaacttgGTATCCGATTGATTGATAGACCCTTGCATTTAAATCTAGTATGTATACAAGACCAGGCATACATAAATAGCTAAAGAAACAGTTGGGGAGCCAATTCCAACTGTCATTTCCAGAAGTTAATTTAAGTCCTCAGGCTGTAATTGTGGCATGAAAAGGGGCACCGTTTTCAGTAGGATAGAAAAACAGGAAAGTGGGCACCATTTTCTATGATCTAGTTTAATGCCACTGCCCCAGAGCATACGACTTTCCAAGGCTCGAGGTTTCAATGTTTTATTGCCTAGTTGCTTCTTGGTTCGGTGAGATGGGAATCGGACATTCTAATAATTATAGATTCTAGAATAGATTAGACTTGAACGCAAAACAGCGGCGTTCATATCGAAAATGATATAAAAACAATTGTAACTTGTGGGCTTTCTTGGACTACCATTTAGAGCTGCAAGTGAGTCGAATCGCTCGGGAATAATTAAAGTCCGAACCTGACTTAAGTTCGATCATCATCGAGTTTGAATTGATCAAATCGAACTCGAGTTTAAACTCGAATTCAAAGATATTTAAGTTGTTAGTTCACGAGTTAACTCGAACTAATCAAactaatcgagtcgagtttcatAAAATTAAGGTAAAATTCGACTCGATTAGTTCAAAATTCAACtcaactcgactcgtttgcatcTCTATTCCCGTtaacctgttttctttttccgtACAACTATTGATTGGCAGTAGTGGTGGGTAGCTGTACCTATGTATGAATAGAGTAATGTGCACGAGATTCTCTTTGAATTTGGCGGCTTGCATTTGCACGTTGGTTCATCGCCGAGTCCCTTGGTTTGCCGTTTATCACTCCGAAAATGCATATATGGATACTTTAGCATGTGCTATTGTGCTTGGATGCAGTTTACAATTAGGCTTTACTACGATTGAATTATTTAGACAGGAGTATTTAGATTTTTAACTCAGAATTAGGCATGAGATTCTGGGTAGTTCATTTTAGGTgataaaaggattttttttttttatgggcaCATCTTATTACACTAACTTAAATTCATAATAATTGCACTTCTTGCagtatgccttttttttttttttttcttaaaattaaccttatgtacttttgttaaaaaattaacACCTAAAGTCTCGTTTAGAGCAATGTTTTATTTAAGTATCAAAAAGAGACTAGTGCCTTTTAGGtattggttaaaaaaaaaaatccaaaagtaATCAACTATATATGAGAGGAGTAGTATATACTTATTTAGGGAAGTATACAATTTTTTTatactaagaaaagaaaaggagtagATGGCTATATAAAACTTCTACCTTCAGGTATTTTAGGTACAAAATACATGTATTTCTTTTCTCATAATTTTAGCTCATAGTATTTTCCTCCTCAATTTTTTACTACATCTTAGGGTGAAGTTCAGCTTCTTTTCCTCCAAATTCCACctataaaaaattcattgtcTCCTGAATTGTAAttatagaaaaacaaaaagcaaacgATTTGATCTTTGGAATTTGTTGTTTTTTATGCCCtatccttattttttttctttgaaaaaaaaaaaaggaccttCAATTAAAAGCTTACGGAATGTAAATTTCCGGCCAGCCAGCTGTAGCAGCTGAAACCGTGTCAAATTAAAAGTCGGCGGCCTTTTCATTGACCAAGCCTTATACTTCGATGAAGTCGAGATGGCTGGCTTCGGCCCACCTGTTTTTGTCCAGGGctcatataaattttttttaaaaaaaaaaaagtttttgttcaattttttcgCCTTTTCCTTTTGTCTTAAGAAAAAGGGTTCACATTGACTCGATTcctttgaaacttttttttttttttcagattttatcAGTCAAAATCTATGCACAAATtaaataatgatgatgatggaTTAGAAAATACATAATCTAAGCATGCTTGGAATTAAGTAAAATGTTCAATTTATGGCATATATAAAATGCAGATATTGTGGAATATAAATAAGAGGAATTTGCATTGATCTCTTTATTTAGAGTTTCTTGTGCTTTTGGGAATTGATTTAAAGTATTGAAATTACATTGCCTTTCTCTATCAAGCTTTTGTCAGTTATTTTGACTAGAACTTAAAATAATGAAATATGGTGAAAACAATATAATATGGCCATGGCTCAAGGGAAACAACAGTAGAAAGGACAAATCTTTCCCATAACCACAATACTTAGTCAAATTTAGAGATCTAATCAAGAAATCCTTTCATCTAACTTTTTCGATCAATCCAACCCTTCCCcatttccatcttttttttttttttttaaattctttccATTCCAATCTGATACAACCATGCAATTATCATTATCGGTAATCTGCTTGGTTGCATCTAAACAAGAAAGTTGGATTAGTTTAAACCAAGTTTGTTTAACTTATAGCACTACAAACAAACATGACAAAAAGATTTTGCTAAGCTCCATGAAAATTTGTCCACTTCTGCTTAATTGGTTCTTGACTTCCCGTAGCATGATTttgttttccaagaaaatgacacaGCAAATAATAAATATTTACTTCCTATAATCTTCTAGACAAGATTACGGTTGGATACCACGTAAGGATGATTTAACAAAATCTCACGGAAGCAACTGATGATGAGTCTTGAAGGTTGAGATTATTCAACACAATCCAGAAACTATAAGAACTGCCTAACGAAGAAATATAAGAAATTAGCATTAATTGATGATGTGATATGATACCCCACAGTTGATAATAACAAGAAATTTGGTCCGTTCTAACTTGTTCGCCATGTAAACTCCGAAGATTGATTTACCTGAGGATCACAACCTCTTTCTCGAACTGTTGCTGGGCTCCATTAGAAGGAATTCAGGAGGTTTGGTGATCTAAATGGATCAAGGGACTTTACATTGTAAGGACAATAGTATGAGATAATTTTTTATTCACACGAGGTTTCTTTGAAATTAGAGTTGGTTCAATTAAGTTCGGTAGACATTCATTTTCATAAACATATAGAGAAATTAGTTCTTTTACATGTTAACAtagattttttttgttggtaTATGCATCTATTATTCTAATCTGTGCATCGTGTAATTTAGTTGTTAATGACAAACACAGTGACATTTTATCGGTTGAAAATTAGATTCTACGTCACCCGATTGAAAATTAGATTCTACGTCATCTAAAAACATGGATAATATAATCAAGCAAATCTAgatttttcttccatcttttttaAAATTGACATGACATAGATATTCTTTTACTAATAATTTTCCAAGTGTACACGGTCTTTTGGTTGTCTTCCGTCCTTGAGTCCCTATCAACTCACCAACAAGTTGCTTCCCTTccctcaaatctctttgttgaCCCTGCACGTCTATATTATATAAACCCTTTAACTCACCTTGCATGTAACTTCACAGTTCAATGATACTACCTATGATTATTGTACATTTTGACCAACTACTTACTTGTGCAGATTAATTAGGATGTCAAAATCTCAACTTCCCCTCCTATTCCTCTACCTTCTTTCATCTGCCCACCTCTTCCATCCTTCTTCAGCTGATGTTGGCACTGCAAGCCAATACAACCCTCCATACACCCGTAAGTACAAGCTACTAATCCTAATCAATTCCACAATTTTTCTACTCCTAACAATTCATTGGGATTAACAACATTGACAATATTAGAAGATGGTAACATTTTTGGGTTGTGAATTTTGTCTACAGCCACAGCTTGTTTTGGGAGTGATAACTCTCAATTCCCATCAAGCAATTTGTTTGCAGCAGCAGGGGAAGGGGTTTGGGACAACGGTGCGGCCTGCGGGCGGCAGTACTTGGTGAGGTGCATTAGTGCGGTAGCGCCCAAGACTTGTGTTCCCGACAAAACTATTCAGGTCAGGATTGTTGATAGAGCACAAACTTCAGCTTCTAGGCCTGCAAAAGCGGGCACCACCATCGTTCTTTCCAACACAGCTTTTGGTACTATTGCCAATCCGGGAGCTGCTTTCATCAACATAGAATTTCAACAGTGAGTATCCAGCTGCACaataatgattgaaatgtttcattttcatttgtgttttctattttttttttttatgtgccGAATGCAAACTTCAGATAATGGTCGTTTGGTTTTCCATGGCCAAGTCAAGATTTTTACCCTTTTAGGAGTTCAAGAAATGAGAATATATATTATTGGAAAGTTGAATTTAGTGAGGGCATAATTGAAGATTCTATTCTTTGTATGGGAAATTTAGATAATTGCAAGACATTGGGGTTAGCTATCCGTCCTATGCACGCTTGCACATGCATCTGCCTGTTCTTAGTTAATATGGCAAATGAAATAGGACAAAACAAAGAATTTTCTTACACTATtcgtaaaaataaaaaatatatatatatttattttttttttagctaacAGACGCAAATGCATAATTAACCTCTTTGTTACTATAAAATTTTACCTAAATATGTGACATGCATTTACACTcgattgtataaaaaaaaaaaatgtttacacTGCCATGCTAATCCCTTATGTTTTTCTATCAGTTTAGTAAACTGAAATGAAGAGCATGATATTATTGACCTATTAACTCTTCTAGATGATTGTGTCTTGCACTTTTCACTCACTTGTCATTCATAGTTACAGCCGATCATGCATAGAGGAAGTGATTAATTGGTGATCTATATCCTGAGATGCATAGTTTATACAACTTGTAGTATATACAATACAACTTGTAAGTTATTAATTAGTAATTACTACTTATTTATATATGGTGCATATATATCTCATCATCATCCACACCGTTGTTATCTTCAACTTTATGTTAATAAAGCATATATAATATCTTCTTGTGATT
Coding sequences within it:
- the LOC113706279 gene encoding EG45-like domain containing protein — its product is MSKSQLPLLFLYLLSSAHLFHPSSADVGTASQYNPPYTPTACFGSDNSQFPSSNLFAAAGEGVWDNGAACGRQYLVRCISAVAPKTCVPDKTIQVRIVDRAQTSASRPAKAGTTIVLSNTAFGTIANPGAAFINIEFQQV